The segment TGTCGGTGTTGATCGTGCAGCGCAGGCCGTAGCTCATGTAGAAGGGCAGCGGGTGGGACTCGAAGCTCTTGGCGGCGCGGGTCTGCACGTTGCTGGTCAGGCAGACTTCCAGGGGGATGCGGTGATCGTTGAGGAAGTTGAGCAGGTCGCCGTCTTCGCGCAGGCGGGTGCCGTGGCCGATGCGGTGGGCGCCGCCCAGGTGAATGGCCTGGTGGATGGACTCGGGGCCGTAGGCTTCGCCGGCGTGAATGGTCAGGTTCACGTTGTTATTGCGAATCAGATAAAAGGCTTCGCGATAATCTTTGGCGGGGTTGTCGGCCTCGGCGCCGGCGAGGTCGAAGCCGACGACGCCGCGGTTTTTAAAGGCGACGCAGAGCTCGGCCATGCGCAGGGAGCTCTCGGGGGTCATGTGGCGGATGCCGCAGATGATCTGACCGCTCATCAGGCCGTAGCGGCGCTTAGCTTCGCGCAGGCCTTCGGCTACCGCTTCGACGATGACCGGGTAGGAGAGGCCGTTGCGGGTGTGCAGAAGTGGCGAGTAGCGCACTTCCATGTATTTGACGTTTTCGCGGGCGGCGTCTTCGCCGAGCTCAAAGGCGGCGCGGTAGAGGGACTCCTCGGTCTGCATCACGCTCAAGGTGACGTCGAAGGCTTTGAGGTAGTCGGTGAGATCTTCGCAGATGGCGCCGATGTTGATGGCGCGGGCGAGCTCGTCTTCGGTCTGGGGGTTACCGGGGAGGGCGATGCCCTCTTTTTCGGCCAGCTCAAGGATGGTGGAGAGGCGCATGCTGCCGTCGAGGTGGACGTGCAGGTCGGTCTTGGGCATGCGGTGGATAAAGTCACGGGTGATTTTCATAGTGCCATCCTTTTTTTTAGGTGCGGGCCGGCGCTGGCGTCCGCGCGGGCGCTTCGCGAAGTTGCAGGGTTTTACTGATAGTGTCGGGCTTTGTCGAGTGGGGGCAGGGCCCGGGTTAGAGGGGAGAAGGGGCGAGCGGGAGTAAAGATTCCCGCCGGGGCGTCAAAGGTTGTAGCGGACGGAATATCCGTTGAAGATCAGTTGAAATGGGAGCGGTCGGAGGGTTTATTGTCGGGCTCTTTGGAGCGCAGAAGTTTTAAATTTCGGCGCTGCCGGCGGCGGATGAAGGCGCGTTTGATGCGGGAGGGGCGCCAGTATTCGCTGGCGATGAGCAGGCCGGTGGCCATGCCGCCGAGGTGTCCGGCGATGGAGATGGCTTCGCGGCCGGCGACGACAAAGAGGATGTCGAGGCCGATGAAGACAAGCAGCATCGTTTTGCCGGTGACGGGCAAGAAGAGCAGGTTGAGGCGGTCGTTCCAGTGACGCCAGGCAAAGGCGGCGACCACGCCCATCACGGCCGCGGAGAAGCCGAGCGTGGGGAAGTTTGTGGAGAGGAGGAGCTGGCTTGCCAGAATGGTCAGGCCGCCGCCCAGGGCGCAGAGCAGGTTGAAGCGCCACCAACGGGTGCCCGACCAGCGCTGGTCAAGCTCGGCGCCGAACATCCAGAGGACAAACCCATTAAAAAGCAGGTGGGTGAAGTCGGCGTGCCAGAAGGCGTAGGTGATGAGCGTCCAGACCTGGCCCTGGTCGATGACGGCGCTTCTGGAGATGAGCAGGTAGTCGTCGACGAAGGCACCCAGCGGGGCGATCATGACCGAGGCGAACCAGAGGGTGAAGAGGCCCACCAGGGTGATTTTGATGTTGCGGGTGAAGGGGGGCCAGTAGAACTGGAGTTGTTGGGCCATGGCTGCCTCTCAGGGGTGCGTCGCGGTCACAGTGTTGAGGAGAACGTGACCACCAAAGGGGAGGTTGACCATAGGGGAGGTTGCCGGGATCGCAAGCCTGCATCACTGCATCACCTCCTCAGGACGAAGCCAGCGGTGTCGCTGCGGATTCGCGGTAGCGTTGCTACAGCTTCATCCTTGCTCCTTGCTGGACTTCGCCCTGAGGAGGTGATGGTGGGGAGGGGCATGTTCAGGACAAAGCCAGCGGTGTCGCTGCGGATTCGCGGTAGCGTTGCTACAGCTTCATCCTTGCTCCTTGCTGGACTTCGCCCTGAGGAGGTGATGGGGGTGTAGGGGTATCTCGTGGTGCCAGGCAGGCGAGCAAGATTGAGAAGATCGGGTGCCAGACAGTCGTACAGATTCACCCGGGTGCAGAAGACCGGGTGCCAGGCAGTCGTACAGATTCACCGTGGTGCCAGGCAGTCGTACAGATTCACCGTGGTGCCAGGCAGTCGTACAGATTCACCGTGGTGCCAGGCAGTCGTACAGATTCACCGTGGTGCCAGGCAATCGAGCAAGATTGAGAAGATCGGGTGCCAGGCAGTCGAGCGAGTTGGTTCGGACCGGGTGCCAGGCACTCGTACAGATTCACCGTGGTGCCAGGCAATCGAGCAAGATTGAGAAGATCGGGTGCCAGGCAGTCGTACAGATTCACCCGGGTGCCAGGCAGTCGTACAGATTCACCGTGGTGCCAGGCAGTCGTACAGATTCACCGTGGTGCCAGGCAGTCGAGCATGATTGAGAAGATTGGGTGCCAGGCAGTCGTACAGATTCACCGTGGTGCCAGGCAGTCGTACAGATTCGGGTGCGAGAAGATCGGGTGCCAGGCAGTCGTACAGATTCACCCGGGTGCCAGGCAGTCGAGCAAGATTGAGAAGACCGGGTGCCAGGCAGTCGTACAGATTCGCCCGGGTGCCAGGCAGTCGAGCGAGTTGGTTCGGACCGGGTGCCAGGCAGTCGTACAGATTCGGGTGCGAGAAGATCGGGTGCCAGGCAGTCGTACAGATTCGGGTGCGAGAAGATCGGGTGCCAGGCAGTCGTACGGATTCACCCGGGTGCCAGGCAGTCGAGCAAGATTGAGAAGACCGGGTGCCAGGCAGTCGTACGGATTCACCGTGGTGCCAGGCAGTCGAGCAAGATTGAGAAGATTGGGTGCCAGGCAGTCGAGCGAGTTGGTTCGGACCGGGTGCCAGGCAGTCGTACAGATTCGGGTGCGAGAAGATCGGGTGCCAGGCAGTCGTACAGATTCGGGTGCGAGAAGATCGGGTGCCAGGCAGTCGTACAGATTCACCGTGGTGCCAGGCAGTCGAGCAAGATTGAGAAGACCGGGTGCCAGGCAGTCGTACAGATTCACCGTGGTGCCAGGCAGTCGAGCATGATCGAAAAGACCGGGTGCCAGGCATTCGATCGGGGTGTTACGAATCAAAACTTGTGTGGGGAGCGCGGGTTGGCGATAAGGATGGGGACCTTTTTAGCGTGTGTGTTGATGGAGAACTTCGAGTCGAGGGAGACGAGATGAAGCGTGAACTGTTGGTGGCGTTGGGGCTTTCGGTGGGGTTGTGTGCGGCGTGGGGATGCGGAGAGCCGGAGGAAGATCCGGTGGAGGATGTGGGGGTGGAAGAGGATGCCGGTGATGTGGGTGGGGAGGAGGATGCCGGTGATATTGGTGGGGAGGAGGATGCCGATGTTGAGGAGGACGCCGATGGTGGGGATGAAGACACCGACGTCGGCGGCGGCGATGTGAGCGTGGAGGTGGAGGGGCTTCCCGAGGGGCGCACCTATTTCCGCAGCGTAAGCGGTGTGGTCGTGACCTGTGAGGAGGGCTGTGAGGTGGCGTGTGAGCTGAGCCTGGACGGGGCAGCGGCAGAGGCCGTGGCGTGTGAGGAGGGGCAGGCCTTTGATCTGGAGGGGCTCGAGTACGGGGAGTATGAGCTTGGCGTGGTGGTCGATGGTGAGGTTGCGGCCACGCGCGGCTTTGAGGTGCATCCGCCAGAATGGGCGTCGGTGAGTGGGGGAGCGGGTCATACCTGCTCGATCTTGCTCGACGGGCACCTGGTGTGTTTCGGCGATGGTGATGAGGGGCAGCTCGGAGATGGGGCAGGCGCGTCTTCGGCGGAGGCCGTCCTGGTGGATGGGACGTGGTCTGCGGTGGATGCCGGGGCCAGCCATACCTGCGCGATCTCTGAGGAGGGTGCGCTCTACTGCTGGGGCACCTCCGCTGAAGGTGCGCTGGGCACGGGTGAAACCTCTTCCAACTCGCCAGTTCAGGTTGGCACCGAGAGTGATTGGGAGAGCGTGAGCGCCGGCGGCTCGCATAGCTGCGGGATTCGCGCCGGTGGTGCGCTCTACTGCTGGGGTGATTCCACCCAGGGTGCCACGGGGCTGGGCAGTGAGGTGAGTGAGGCGACCGAGCCTGTGCTTGTGGAAGCCGATGGTGTGAGCGCCTGGTCGGCCGTGAGTGCGGGCGATGGGTTTACGTGCGCGTTGACCGACGCCGGCGCCCTCTATTGCTGGGGTCGCGCCGACGCCGCGGTGGTGGGACCGAACGGCGACACGGTGTCCGAGCCGCGGGCCTACGCCGGGGAGCTTGAGTTCTCCGCGATCTCGGCCGGGCTTGTGCACGCGTGTGGTGTGGTGGACGGTGGCGAGTCTCCCGATGACGTGCAGTGCTGGGGTGAAGGCGCCGCGTATCAGCTGGGAACGGGGGAGACGCGCCGGGAGAACAGCCCGACGACGCGCGCGGTGGGCTCGGTGGAGCTGAGCTCGGTGGTGAGCGGAGCGACGTTTAGCTGCGGATTGGCGCCCGAGGGCACATTGAACTGCTGGGGAAGCAATACCAGCGGCCAACTGGGCTTTGATCCGGTGACCGCTGAGTTTCCCTTCCCGGCTCAGGTCAGTGAAGAAGTCTGGGAAACGGTGGGCGCTGGATTCGCGCATAGCTGCGGGGTGCGCGCCTCGGATAAGAGCCTTCTGTGCTGGGGTGACAACTCGGCCGGGGCGTTGGGACGCGGAAACGTCAGTGAAGAAGCCCTCTTTGAAGGGGCTGAAATCGTCTGGCCTTTCTGAGGCGTAGAGAGCGTAGAGAGGATGATTGAAGAAAAGCCGGCCTGTGAGGGCCGGTTTTTTCATTCAGGGGAGGTGTGCGGGTGCCAGGCACCCGGACGAAGTTGCACGAGTGCCAGGCACCCGGACGAAGTTGGCACCCGGACGAAGTTGCACGAGTGCCTGGCACGCGGGCGAATCTGCACGAGTGCCGAATCTGCACGAGTGCCTGGCACCCGGTTGGAAGGTCTGGGGGGACTCGGGTGTTGGGCTGGCGAGTGTCGACGGGGTGGGAGGGGGTGTGTTAGTGGCGGGAGATGCGAAGAAGTGGTCGTGGTGCTGCACCCTGACTGAGCGGAAGACTAAAGATGAGGACGGACAGGCGATGGCGGAAGTAAAGGCGTTTCGAGGCGTGCGGTATGGGTGGGAGTCGATGGGGCCGGAGGAGGCGTCAAAGGTTGTGGCGCCGCCTTATGATGTGATTGACGAGGCGATGCTGGGGGAGCTTTACCGGCGGCATCCGCAGAACGTGGTGCGTCTGGATCTGAACCGCCGTCAGGCCAGTGATAATGTGGAGAATAACCGCTACACGCGCGCCCGCCGCTACATGTTCGACTGGCTGGCACAGGGGGTGATGATCCTGGAGCCGGAGCCTGCGGTGTATGTGCACGTGCAGGAGTTTGAGGATGAGGCCGGCACGGTGTATCGGCGTCAGGGGTTTATGGCGCTGGTGCGGCTCGCCGAGTACGAGGAGCGGGTGGTGCTGCCGCATGAGCGCACGCTGAAGGGGCCCAAGGCCGACCGGCTGGAGCTGATGAAGTCAACCGACGCCAACTTAAGTCAGATCTTCTTTCTTTATGATGATGAGGAAGGGGAGGTCGACGGACCGCTCTACGGGGCGACCCGGGGGGAGGCGCCGGCGCTGGATATTCGCACCGAGGATGGGATTCGCCATCAGCTCTGGGCGGTGCGCGATGAGGTGGTGCATCGGGCCGTGGCGCAGGGGCTTCAAGAGCGGCCGCTTTTGATCGCCGACGGGCATCATCGCTACGAGACGGCGCTGGCGTACCGGGACTTTCGCCGGGAGGTGGCCGAGGAGGCCGATGCGGATGCGCCTTATGAGTTTGTGATGGGGTTTCTGGTCAATATGCACGACCCGGGGTTGCAGGTCTTTCCGACCCACCGGGTGGTGCATTCGGTCGAAGGGTTTGACGGGGCGAGGCTGCGCGCGCAGCTCGAGAGCGCGGGACTTTACCGGGTGGAGGATCTGGGGTGGGATCTTCTGGACGATCTCGACGGGCTGCGCGAGCGGCTGGAGGCGGCCGGCCGGGAGTATCCGAGCTTTGTGGTGGCGATGGAGTCCGATGAGGCCCTCTTGCTGGTGCAGTATGTGGGCGGAGTGGACGCGCCGGTCTTCGATGAGGAGACGCCCGAGGAGGTGCGCAGACTTGATGTGGCGATCCTGCATGAGGCGCTCTTCGATCGGATGCTGGGCATCGATCGGGCCGCTCAGGAGGCCAAATCCAACCTGGGTTATGTCAAGGGGTGGGCCGAGGCGCGGGCGGCGCTCGATGAGCCGGGCCATCAGATGGTGGTGTTTATGAACGCCACGCCGGTGGAGCAGGTCAACCGGGTGTGCCTCTCGGGCGGGAAGATGCCGCAGAAGTCGACCTTCTTTTATCCCAAGGTCTTAAGCGGGCTTGTGATCAACCTGCTTTAAGCGCCGGCGCACGGTGTTTTATGGCGAGGCCCGAGAGGGCCTCGCTTTTTTTTTGAAAAAAGATCGGGGGTCGGACGCAAGACTGGCGAGCGGGGCTCGATAATAGGGAGGTGGGAAGCGTGCGTGTGAGAGCGCGGTAGCGAGGAGGCCAGATGGGTATGAAGATCGGGCAGT is part of the Lujinxingia vulgaris genome and harbors:
- a CDS encoding DUF1015 domain-containing protein, which encodes MAEVKAFRGVRYGWESMGPEEASKVVAPPYDVIDEAMLGELYRRHPQNVVRLDLNRRQASDNVENNRYTRARRYMFDWLAQGVMILEPEPAVYVHVQEFEDEAGTVYRRQGFMALVRLAEYEERVVLPHERTLKGPKADRLELMKSTDANLSQIFFLYDDEEGEVDGPLYGATRGEAPALDIRTEDGIRHQLWAVRDEVVHRAVAQGLQERPLLIADGHHRYETALAYRDFRREVAEEADADAPYEFVMGFLVNMHDPGLQVFPTHRVVHSVEGFDGARLRAQLESAGLYRVEDLGWDLLDDLDGLRERLEAAGREYPSFVVAMESDEALLLVQYVGGVDAPVFDEETPEEVRRLDVAILHEALFDRMLGIDRAAQEAKSNLGYVKGWAEARAALDEPGHQMVVFMNATPVEQVNRVCLSGGKMPQKSTFFYPKVLSGLVINLL
- a CDS encoding rhomboid family intramembrane serine protease; this translates as MAQQLQFYWPPFTRNIKITLVGLFTLWFASVMIAPLGAFVDDYLLISRSAVIDQGQVWTLITYAFWHADFTHLLFNGFVLWMFGAELDQRWSGTRWWRFNLLCALGGGLTILASQLLLSTNFPTLGFSAAVMGVVAAFAWRHWNDRLNLLFLPVTGKTMLLVFIGLDILFVVAGREAISIAGHLGGMATGLLIASEYWRPSRIKRAFIRRRQRRNLKLLRSKEPDNKPSDRSHFN
- the add gene encoding adenosine deaminase; the encoded protein is MKITRDFIHRMPKTDLHVHLDGSMRLSTILELAEKEGIALPGNPQTEDELARAINIGAICEDLTDYLKAFDVTLSVMQTEESLYRAAFELGEDAARENVKYMEVRYSPLLHTRNGLSYPVIVEAVAEGLREAKRRYGLMSGQIICGIRHMTPESSLRMAELCVAFKNRGVVGFDLAGAEADNPAKDYREAFYLIRNNNVNLTIHAGEAYGPESIHQAIHLGGAHRIGHGTRLREDGDLLNFLNDHRIPLEVCLTSNVQTRAAKSFESHPLPFYMSYGLRCTINTDNRLITDTSMTDEFWRAVQHYDLNIGDLRKLMIDGFKSAFMPYRKKRTVTAQACAEFDALVRDFETSSGEKATTDPRVAQEIAFQKASADARTPLIYHIQPEDRRPESSDVDADIDSDQEQPSPAE
- a CDS encoding RCC1 domain-containing protein; translated protein: MKRELLVALGLSVGLCAAWGCGEPEEDPVEDVGVEEDAGDVGGEEDAGDIGGEEDADVEEDADGGDEDTDVGGGDVSVEVEGLPEGRTYFRSVSGVVVTCEEGCEVACELSLDGAAAEAVACEEGQAFDLEGLEYGEYELGVVVDGEVAATRGFEVHPPEWASVSGGAGHTCSILLDGHLVCFGDGDEGQLGDGAGASSAEAVLVDGTWSAVDAGASHTCAISEEGALYCWGTSAEGALGTGETSSNSPVQVGTESDWESVSAGGSHSCGIRAGGALYCWGDSTQGATGLGSEVSEATEPVLVEADGVSAWSAVSAGDGFTCALTDAGALYCWGRADAAVVGPNGDTVSEPRAYAGELEFSAISAGLVHACGVVDGGESPDDVQCWGEGAAYQLGTGETRRENSPTTRAVGSVELSSVVSGATFSCGLAPEGTLNCWGSNTSGQLGFDPVTAEFPFPAQVSEEVWETVGAGFAHSCGVRASDKSLLCWGDNSAGALGRGNVSEEALFEGAEIVWPF